The sequence GTGTACAGGAAGTTATTGATTTGCTGAAGGAATATGAAGAAGTAAATCAGCGGTTTGCCGAAGAGATGTCCGATGATGAGATGAACAAGCTCCTGGACCTTCAGGGACAGCTTACCGAAAAAATCGACCATGTCAGCGGCTGGGAGCTTGACACCAAGCTGGAAAGGGCGATGGATGCCCTTCGTTGCCCCGAAGGCGATGCCCTGGTGAAGAACCTTTCGGGCGGAGAGCGCCGCAGGGTAGCACTCTGCCGCCTGCTGCTCCGCGAACCGGATATTTTGCTCCTGGATGAGCCCACCAACCATCTTGATGCCGAGTCGGTCGAATGGCTGGAGGAACACCTCAGGCAATATAAGGGAACTGTGATTGCCGTTACACACGACCGTTATTTCCTGGATAAAGTAGCCGGATGGATCCTGGAACTCGACCGTGGCGAAGGAATCCCCTGGCAGGGCAATTATTCCTCCTGGCTTGAACAGAAAGCCAAACGCCTCGAGATGGAGGAGAAAAGCGAAAGCCGCCGCATGAAAACCCTTCAGAGGGAACTGGACTGGGTACGTATGGCTCCTAAAGCCCGCCACGCCAAAGCAAAAGCTCGTTTGTCGGCTTATGAAAAATTGCTCAATGAAGATGTAAAGCAGAAAGAAGAACGGCTGGAAATATTCATCCCCAACGGACCCAGGTTAGGTTCTAAAGTTATTGAATCGCAAGGGGTTTCAAAAGCTTTTGGGGACAAGTTGCTTTTTGAGAACCTGGAGTTTTCGTTGCCGCCTGCCGGCATTGTAGGTGTGATTGGCCCCAACGGTGCAGGCAAAACAACCCTCTTTCGCCTGATCATGAACCTGGAGAAACCCGATACCGGCACTTTCAATATCGGCGACACTGTGAAAATCGGATACATCGATCAGGCTCATGCCAGCATCGATCCCGAGAAAACCATTTACCAGGTTATCTCAAACGACAGCGACATCATCCAGATGGGCGGCAAAACAATTAATGCCCGCTCGTATGTGGCCCGGTTCAACTTCACCGGCGCCGATCAGGAAAAGAAATGCGCGGTGCTGTCGGGAGGCGAACGGAACCGGCTTCACCTGGCATTGACGCTTAAAGAAGAGGCCAATGTCCTTTTACTCGACGAACCCACCAATGACATAGACATCAACACCTTGCGGGCACTGGAAGAAGGCCTGGAAGATTTTGCAGGTTGTGCGGTCATCATCACCCACGACCGCTGGTTTCTCGACCGCGTAGCCACCCATATCCTTGCTTTTGAAGGGAATTCGCAGGTTTATTTCTTTGAAGGCTCTTATTCTGAATACGAGGAAAACCGCCGCAAACGGCTGGGCGATGAAACTCCGAGAAGAATCAGATACAAAAAGCTGATGGAATAAAACCACGGGATTATACAAAGGAAAGGTTGATGGCAAACCTTGTGACCGTTGTGGTTCAATAGGGTTCAAGGTTGTTCAAAGTTCAAATAGTTAAAATTTCTTATTGAACATTTAAACGAAACGCCATAATTCCGGAATCGCAAAACGCCAATGAATTGGTCCGTCAGCTGACGGATCACCCCAGATAATATAATACATGTGCATCCTATACGACCTAAATCATATAGGCATGAAACGTTTTCAAATAGAAGTGAAAATATTTTGCATTAGCCGCATAGCGGCTACCTATTTGTAGACAGATACATAAATTGCGCGGTCACAAAGCCGCGTAACGGTGACCTATAAATTTAATATGCTATAAATAAATTTTACCTTATTTTTTCTGTCAAAGGAAGGGGAAATTTAACCTGTTCAAGTCTAAATGATGGATTACAAATGGATATGACAAAACCTGTTCAAAACCAAAAAAATCAGAATACAACAAACATTATTTATTCAAAGGAAAAGTCCAATAGGTCGCTGCTATGCAGCTAAACCCAATATAATTTTACATGAATCGCATGTTTCCGGAAACACAAAACACGGATGAGCCGAGTTTTCAATGACCTTAAAATAAATCTTATAGGCATGAACAGAGATTTCTTTTTACTTATCAAATCGTTTAATTCTCTATTGGAAATATAAACCGTTTCGCTTTTATCATAAATAGCAATCAGAACTTTTCAGACCTAACAGAACAAAACCTGTTAGGTTTTGTTCTGTCGGTCATAGCCCCTTAGTGGCAAAATCTTTGTAGAAAAGGTATCAACCAAGTTTAATAAGCCACGTTAGTGGCGAAACTTTTCTTGTTCCGGATTCTAAATTCATATTTGGAAAAAGGTTTGTTTTTCAATTTCGCCACTACGTAGCTTAGATCGACTTTAGCTGTCAGACCACAAAGATTTGACCGCTAGCGGCTCTGCGGCATCAGGCATTTTATTTTCATCCGAAGCATCTTTGCAACGCCTGGTTGTCCCGGGATGATATCATCCGGTTACGGTCACTTTATGATGGCTTCGTTTACCGGCCAAGTATTTTTTTCAGCAGGGTACGGGTTTTGTATGTAACGCCAGCGGCGTTTTCCGTGCAAAACCCCAGATTTATCAGGGAGAAGTGAAGGTCGGCCATGATTGTAAAAAAACATATGATAAGACTTCAACCCCGAAGGGGTGAACTGATTGTAACTATAAATATTAAATCAGCTGGAATTAATCAATATAATAAATTTTTGTTGTTATATTCATCAGCTTCAACTTTTCATTGTCCCCAATTTTGACATTCATTGCCGTCAGCTTTAGCTGACGGATGGAGAATATTTGAAATTTGGGGGCTTTAGCCCAAATATTTAAAAATTTTTACTGTTCCAGAATGATAAATGTTTTGGCTAAAGCCGGAATATAAATACACTCCTATCCGTTGGCTAAAGCCAAAGGCAAAGAAAAATACATGGAACATTCACCTTCGTGACTTATTATAATAATGATGTTTAAAAATTATGTCATTTCTAACATCATATCTTCCTGTCGGAATTAAAATACATATTTTAAAATTGTAGGTATTTATATTATTGCCGTCTGCTTCAGCTGACGGGAAAAGGAATTCAGAATTTTGTTGGGCTTTAGCCCAAATTGAATATTGGAAATAACAACTAAATATTTGGCTGAAGCCGGATAAATTGCCATTCTTTTTAACCGTTCGCTGAAGCCAACGGCAATGATGAAGATGATTTTCTATTTTTTAATGCCAAACACAGGGGTTGTTGTTGGCTCATAACGGGGTCAAAAAAATCCTGTTTTATTTTTTTTGATTTAACTTTCCAGACCTAACAGTTTTTGAGAACCTGTTAGGTCTTATTTTGTCGGTCATAGTCACGTAGTGGCGAAATTCTTTTGGATCCGAGTATTATTCCCCTCTTTTTATACCACTCCTATTTCACTTGATAACGCTCTTTTCTATGATATTGAAATTCTGAATCACAGTCTGGTCAACCACATTGACAGGTTTGGACACGGCCTGCGGGCAATTGTTCGAATCCGTAACGGTTACCGTATAAGTCCCGGCAGTCATGTTGGTGAACTTGCCGTCATGGTTGCTGATACCGCCGGTTGAATAAGTAAGCGGTGAAGTACCCCCCCTTGCCACAACGGTGATGCTTCCGGGCCCATTCTGACAGGTAACATTGGTCGAATCTACAGAGACAATACTTACAGAATCAGGATTGGTGAAGGTGATTGTACGGGTCTGTACCCCCGGGCAATTATTTGCATCGGTTATAGTTACTGTAAACTTACCTTCAGTCAGATTTGTAAACTGCCCGTCAGTATTAGCCTGACCATTATTCAATTTATAAACATAAGGTGCAGTGCCCCCTGCAGCAGCAGCTTTGATTATCCCGTCCGCAGCATTGTGGCAGGTAATTGCAGTCGTATCAAGCGATGCCACACTTACAGGGTCAGGATTGACCACATGCACAGCCTTGTCATTTACGGCAAAGCAATTGTTGGCATCGGTCACAATCACCATATAATAATTATCATTCAACCCGCCGAAAATTCCATCTGTATTTTTAACAGTGCCCGGAGCCAGAGCATAAGAATAAGGAGTGGTTCCGCCGGTGGCAGAAGCGGTTATCCTGCCGTCGCCTGCATTATGACAGGTGATATCATTGTCTTTCACAAGCGTAACGCCAAGTTGAGCAGGCTGGACCAGAGTTTTTGACACAGAATCCCTGCAGCCGTTAGCATCAGCAACATTTATCCTGTATGAGCCGACTGGCAAATTACTGAACAAACCGTTTGTATTGCTTGCAGTATCCCCGCTCATTGTGAACCTATAAGGGGAAGATCCGCCCGCAGCCGCAGCCTGCAATTTCGCATCCGAATTTCCGTAGCACTTCACAGAGCTTGAATCAGTCAGTGTCAACACCACTTTATC is a genomic window of Bacteroidota bacterium containing:
- the ettA gene encoding energy-dependent translational throttle protein EttA; the encoded protein is VQEVIDLLKEYEEVNQRFAEEMSDDEMNKLLDLQGQLTEKIDHVSGWELDTKLERAMDALRCPEGDALVKNLSGGERRRVALCRLLLREPDILLLDEPTNHLDAESVEWLEEHLRQYKGTVIAVTHDRYFLDKVAGWILELDRGEGIPWQGNYSSWLEQKAKRLEMEEKSESRRMKTLQRELDWVRMAPKARHAKAKARLSAYEKLLNEDVKQKEERLEIFIPNGPRLGSKVIESQGVSKAFGDKLLFENLEFSLPPAGIVGVIGPNGAGKTTLFRLIMNLEKPDTGTFNIGDTVKIGYIDQAHASIDPEKTIYQVISNDSDIIQMGGKTINARSYVARFNFTGADQEKKCAVLSGGERNRLHLALTLKEEANVLLLDEPTNDIDINTLRALEEGLEDFAGCAVIITHDRWFLDRVATHILAFEGNSQVYFFEGSYSEYEENRRKRLGDETPRRIRYKKLME